A single window of Danio rerio strain Tuebingen ecotype United States chromosome 15, GRCz12tu, whole genome shotgun sequence DNA harbors:
- the lipt2 gene encoding octanoyl-[acyl-carrier-protein]:protein N-octanoyltransferase LIPT2, mitochondrial precursor → MSVTKAAVKAVHLGRISYHSALKIQQQHIQQHLDSSSNIPNTLLLCEHEPVYTIGLRQAPYPPAEEQRLKALGADFCRTNRGGLITFHGPGQLVCYPILNLGCFKKSVRWYVCELERTVIKMCGKFGIKASTSPDTGVWVGDNKICAIGIHCGRYITSHGLALNCNTDMSWFDNIVPCGIVGKGVTSLSQELERDVPPDEAIPKLLEAFTEQFNCTLTYNGSLS, encoded by the exons ATGTCGGTCACAAAAGCAGCTGTCAAAGCGGTTCATTTAGGAAGGATCTCCTACCACAGTGCCTTGAAAATACAGCAGCAGCACATACAGCAGCATCTGGATTCATCCAGCAACATCCCAAACACGTTATTACTCTGCGAACACGAGCCGGTGTACACCATCGGTCTCAGACAGGCTCCGTACCCACCAGCAGAGGAGCAGAGACTGAAGGCTCTGGGTGCAGATTTCTGCCGCACCAACAGAGGAGGACTCATTACTTTCCACGGGCCGGGACAGCTGGTCTGTTACCCCATCCTCAACCTGGGCTGCTTCAAGAAGAGCGTGAGATGGTACGTGTGTGAACTGGAAAGGACCGTGATCAAGATGTGCGGTAAATTTGGGATTAAAGCCTCAACTTCTCCGGATACTGGAGTCTGGGTGGGAGACAACAAAATCTGCGCAATTG GCATCCATTGTGGAAGATACATCACCTCCCATGGTTTGGCTCTGAACTGCAACACAGACATGAGCTGGTTTGACAACATTGTGCCATGTGGGATTGTGGGAAAAGGTGTGACCTCACTGAGCCAAGAGCTGGAGCGGGATGTCCCCCCTGACGAGGCCATACCTAAGCTACTAGAAGCCTTCACTGAACAATTTAACTGCACTTTGACTTATAATGGTAGCTTGAGTTGA